From the genome of Clostridium sp. BNL1100, one region includes:
- a CDS encoding DUF5362 domain-containing protein, with translation MDQYNESDIALQDDPQSTATNNAVLNNNTYQQPQADYRYQQQHIPQPGIYNSIINSLSGWMKFLGIYTIVIGAITCIGIISAAIGVPLIFAGISLTNASKAIKEYADFNNPNVLYNLFTYLKKYFKIQGIMVIVSLALTFVYIVIILVVFALGAYSYMYNY, from the coding sequence ATGGATCAATATAATGAATCGGATATTGCTTTACAGGATGATCCCCAATCAACAGCAACTAACAACGCAGTATTAAACAACAATACCTATCAGCAGCCGCAAGCTGACTATCGGTATCAGCAACAACATATACCTCAACCGGGTATTTACAATTCCATCATCAACAGTCTGTCAGGATGGATGAAATTTTTAGGAATATACACAATTGTAATCGGTGCAATAACCTGTATAGGTATTATATCTGCAGCAATCGGTGTTCCTCTTATATTTGCAGGTATTTCCCTTACAAATGCATCTAAGGCTATAAAGGAATATGCTGATTTTAATAATCCCAATGTACTGTATAATTTGTTTACATATCTTAAAAAGTACTTTAAAATCCAAGGTATCATGGTAATCGTGTCTCTTGCACTTACCTTTGTGTATATTGTTATTATATTGGTTGTTTTTGCCCTTGGTGCTTACAGTTATATGTACAATTATTAA
- the sigI gene encoding RNA polymerase sigma-I factor, giving the protein MTILNLFSKSRKKAQSIEETVAKIKNGETHLKEGLINDYKPFILKVISTVTGKFVDTKNSDELSIGLMAFNEAIESYNPEKNVGFLSFAETVIKRRIVDYIRKDYKHSNVYPFTYFQTNDIDDKDIIENKYMVVEASTFFDNVELKEEIDLFRTRLKDFGISLSDLVGNVPKHTDSKKLAISIARVLSENKSLSDMLITKKTIPMSQLMKIVQVNRKTVERNRKFIIAVYLILNSRLEVLQEYVSNIEKGGNNHGK; this is encoded by the coding sequence TTGACCATTCTAAATTTATTTAGCAAATCCCGGAAAAAAGCACAGTCTATCGAAGAAACTGTGGCTAAGATCAAGAATGGGGAAACTCATTTAAAAGAAGGCTTAATTAACGACTACAAACCTTTCATTTTAAAAGTAATATCCACGGTCACAGGTAAATTTGTTGACACTAAAAACAGTGATGAGCTCAGTATTGGCCTTATGGCTTTTAATGAGGCTATTGAGTCTTATAACCCTGAAAAAAATGTAGGGTTTCTGAGCTTTGCTGAAACAGTTATAAAACGAAGAATAGTAGACTATATAAGAAAGGATTACAAGCATAGTAACGTTTATCCTTTCACCTATTTTCAAACTAACGATATTGATGATAAAGATATTATTGAAAATAAATACATGGTAGTTGAAGCAAGTACTTTTTTTGATAATGTGGAACTAAAAGAAGAGATTGATTTATTCAGAACAAGACTTAAAGATTTCGGAATAAGCTTGTCTGATTTGGTTGGAAATGTCCCCAAGCATACAGATTCTAAAAAACTGGCAATAAGTATTGCCCGGGTTCTGTCGGAAAATAAATCCTTGTCTGATATGCTCATTACAAAGAAAACCATCCCTATGTCGCAACTAATGAAAATAGTGCAAGTAAACCGTAAGACCGTTGAAAGAAACAGAAAATTTATAATAGCAGTTTATTTAATACTGAACAGTAGACTTGAAGTATTACAGGAATATGTGAGCAATATAGAGAAAGGAGGAAATAACCATGGGAAATAA
- a CDS encoding anti-sigma factor domain-containing protein gives MGNNTGMILEFKGNKAIVMTSTCDFITITRMPEMFVGQQLDLSNSVLPRKINPMKYFAIAGMFVLIFCSLLIYQLVKPSSVFAYVDVDINPSLELSIDKKANVIEVKALNSDAAALIKNIRLVNKSLTSAVRIIIEESQSKGFIHPGTKNAVLISASIKSGSEKVLDGIVSELQKTDFRVGSESIKPEVIKVNPTERSKAVRNNISMGRYKLFEEISDSDGDIDIQKAKTEGISKIIEAYEAKKQNKISSDKNKDNNYKPVQENEKALDMPEKSTDKDTPTVPNSKKPENNDSKNYSNEKTNNSISSAEKPDKADKRVKVIPSGSEDKSSNNSDSSGNTVKESPDKKETFNQGSKPIPSENGKKAPNDNTNGKPNNNSSSEKKEENGANQQNEKGQGKK, from the coding sequence ATGGGAAATAATACCGGAATGATTCTTGAATTTAAGGGTAATAAAGCTATCGTAATGACAAGTACATGTGATTTTATAACTATAACCAGAATGCCTGAAATGTTTGTTGGACAGCAGCTGGATTTAAGCAACTCTGTTCTCCCAAGGAAAATTAATCCGATGAAATATTTTGCTATCGCCGGGATGTTTGTTTTAATATTTTGTTCGCTTTTAATTTACCAATTGGTTAAACCGTCTTCTGTTTTTGCATATGTTGATGTAGATATAAACCCAAGCCTTGAATTATCAATAGATAAAAAAGCCAATGTTATTGAGGTCAAAGCACTGAATAGTGATGCGGCAGCTCTTATAAAAAATATAAGACTTGTAAACAAGTCCTTAACCAGTGCCGTAAGGATTATTATAGAAGAATCACAAAGTAAAGGGTTTATTCATCCCGGCACCAAAAATGCGGTTTTGATTTCGGCTTCAATAAAGTCCGGTAGTGAAAAAGTTCTTGATGGTATTGTTTCTGAGCTTCAAAAAACGGATTTCAGAGTGGGGTCTGAATCTATAAAGCCGGAGGTAATTAAGGTTAATCCAACCGAAAGATCCAAGGCTGTAAGAAATAATATTTCCATGGGACGTTATAAGCTGTTTGAAGAAATTTCAGATTCGGACGGTGATATAGATATACAAAAGGCCAAAACCGAAGGTATTTCCAAAATAATTGAAGCATATGAAGCCAAAAAGCAGAACAAAATATCTTCTGATAAAAATAAAGACAATAATTACAAACCTGTACAAGAAAATGAAAAAGCCCTTGACATGCCAGAGAAAAGCACTGATAAAGATACTCCCACGGTTCCTAATAGTAAGAAGCCAGAAAATAACGACTCTAAAAATTATAGTAATGAGAAAACAAACAACTCAATAAGTTCTGCTGAGAAACCGGATAAAGCAGATAAACGGGTTAAGGTCATTCCTTCCGGCAGTGAAGATAAATCTTCAAATAATAGTGATAGCAGTGGAAATACTGTCAAAGAAAGCCCTGATAAAAAGGAAACTTTTAATCAGGGCTCAAAACCTATTCCTTCGGAAAACGGTAAAAAAGCTCCTAATGATAATACCAACGGAAAGCCTAATAACAATTCCTCAAGTGAGAAAAAAGAAGAAAATGGTGCTAACCAACAAAATGAAAAAGGTCAAGGTAAAAAATAG
- a CDS encoding class I SAM-dependent methyltransferase, which produces MCILKNSLYQSHEIVSRVVCNGDTVIDGTAGNGHDTAFLARLVGAGGQVYSFDIQESALDTTKNRLESENLLSRVNLIHDGHQNMMKYVNKPIKAAMFNLGYLPGGDHNIGTRGGTTIEAIKSAMELVVPHGIISIVVYYGGDSGFDEKNEVINYIKTIDCKKFSVMQTEFVNQINCPPIFVCLEKIG; this is translated from the coding sequence ATGTGTATTTTAAAAAATTCATTATACCAATCTCATGAAATAGTTTCCCGTGTGGTCTGTAACGGCGATACCGTTATTGATGGGACTGCCGGGAACGGGCACGATACGGCATTTCTGGCAAGACTAGTGGGCGCGGGTGGGCAGGTTTATTCCTTTGATATTCAGGAATCGGCACTAGATACCACAAAAAACAGATTGGAATCGGAAAATCTTTTGAGCAGGGTTAATCTAATTCATGACGGCCATCAAAATATGATGAAGTATGTAAATAAGCCTATTAAAGCTGCTATGTTTAATCTGGGGTATCTTCCGGGAGGAGACCATAACATAGGTACTAGGGGAGGAACTACCATCGAGGCTATTAAAAGTGCCATGGAGCTGGTAGTTCCTCACGGTATAATCAGTATAGTTGTATACTATGGGGGGGACAGTGGTTTTGATGAAAAGAACGAAGTTATTAATTATATTAAAACAATAGACTGCAAGAAATTCAGTGTAATGCAAACCGAATTTGTTAATCAGATAAACTGTCCTCCTATTTTTGTTTGTTTAGAGAAGATTGGTTAG